Genomic segment of Bacillaceae bacterium S4-13-56:
GGTATCGGAGAAACATTAAGATTTGTTAGAAAAAAGAATGGGCTTTCTCAAGAAAAGGTTGCAAAAGAAATATGTTCTATCTCTTATCTTAGCAAATTAGAAACTGGGAAAATCCAAGGTTCTGATGAAATTGTTACTCTGCTTTTTCAAAAACTTAAAATTCCGATAAAACTAAATGAGGATAATTCAATATTCCTTACTATTGTTGAAGAGAAGATAGAAACATTATATAAACAAATTATAAATAACTGATGCTAGTATAGTTTCATGGACACACCTTAGTTAAGTTTCTATAGATTTGTTACACTATATA
This window contains:
- a CDS encoding helix-turn-helix transcriptional regulator, whose product is MEGIGETLRFVRKKNGLSQEKVAKEICSISYLSKLETGKIQGSDEIVTLLFQKLKIPIKLNEDNSIFLTIVEEKIETLYKQIINN